From Pirellulales bacterium, one genomic window encodes:
- a CDS encoding aspartyl protease family protein encodes MEVAAPGAPSGRRWSTFKMLLDTGAPCTLFDVAHRKELGAPVRRSVMRSPFGGLEIDMFQTPRMRFDRIEVQPRGGVACLDLRHAMDIIHEKIDGVLGMDVLFAMVVSIDFDEGRVCIHRAADPAVGRPVPIDRNSGKFAGCPVVRGAVADRPPMEFLVDTGGSGMFAGGIDGPTYDRLTDDRLIIPSWRTREAKFVNGNVQVKLGRSRAFAIGDDVHRGLIFGRLPICALGLGFLSRYFVVFDFPKNVMYLRPGKGFSRPDHLDLSAMEIARFASSVAVLSLTEGGPAATAGIRKGDQILTIDGTEVEKTTVMAIRRVLSETGHHRLGIRRGQAYYEAVVDLKDELWGVRGVDADNEHAESRESAGRRP; translated from the coding sequence ATGGAGGTCGCTGCGCCGGGCGCACCCTCTGGAAGGCGCTGGTCAACATTCAAGATGCTACTTGATACCGGCGCCCCATGCACACTCTTTGACGTCGCGCATCGCAAGGAGCTTGGCGCACCCGTTAGACGATCGGTGATGCGATCCCCGTTCGGAGGGCTCGAAATTGACATGTTTCAGACACCACGAATGCGCTTCGACAGGATTGAAGTACAGCCGCGCGGCGGGGTCGCGTGCCTCGACTTGCGACATGCCATGGATATCATCCACGAAAAGATAGATGGCGTCCTCGGGATGGACGTGCTCTTCGCAATGGTAGTTTCCATCGATTTCGACGAGGGAAGGGTATGCATTCACCGCGCGGCGGATCCCGCTGTTGGCCGCCCTGTGCCGATTGATCGAAACTCTGGCAAGTTCGCCGGTTGCCCTGTCGTGCGCGGGGCAGTCGCCGACCGTCCTCCGATGGAGTTCCTCGTGGACACCGGCGGCTCCGGCATGTTTGCCGGGGGAATCGACGGGCCGACGTATGATCGTCTAACGGACGACCGACTGATCATTCCCTCATGGAGGACGCGCGAGGCGAAGTTTGTAAATGGAAATGTTCAAGTAAAACTGGGCCGCAGCAGGGCCTTTGCAATTGGCGACGACGTGCATCGTGGGTTGATTTTCGGACGATTGCCGATATGCGCCCTCGGCCTCGGGTTCCTGTCGAGGTACTTTGTCGTGTTTGATTTTCCGAAGAACGTAATGTACCTGCGACCGGGAAAAGGATTCTCACGCCCGGACCACCTTGATTTAAGCGCGATGGAAATAGCTCGATTTGCCTCGTCGGTCGCTGTTCTCTCACTTACCGAGGGCGGGCCAGCCGCAACAGCAGGCATCCGCAAGGGCGATCAAATCCTGACGATCGATGGTACTGAGGTGGAGAAAACGACTGTTATGGCGATCCGGCGGGTGCTGTCTGAAACGGGGCATCACCGATTAGGAATTCGCCGCGGTCAGGCCTATTACGAAGCAGTCGTCGATCTAAAGGATGAGCTCTGGGGCGTCCGCGGAGTTGA